Within the Methanomicrobium sp. W14 genome, the region TATATGATAATTTCTGCTGCACGAAGCCGGGAGGGCATGGCCCGACAGTGTGTTCAGCCAAACTATCATTATAAATGATGACAAATTTTTTAGTGAGGTTATAACATTGGCTGACATTCCTGAGGAGGAATTTATATTAAAAACAACATCGGCATGTGCAGGGTGTAGTGCCTCTCTTATTCTCCGCTATGTCACAAAAGCGGCAGGAAAAGACACTGTCCTTGTCGTTCCCGCATGCTGTACAAGTGTAATTCAGGGAAAATATCCCGATACGGCTGTGAATATACCGGTATATAACGTTGCTTTTGCATCCGCGGCTGCTGTCGCATCCGGTATGAGCGAAGCTTTCAGGGCTGTAGGGAAAAAGACCAATGTCATCTGTTTTGCAGGTGACGGCGGAACCGTGGATATCGGAATACAGGCGTTATCCGGAGCTTTGGAGCGTGGAACAGACTTCTTGTACGTCTGTTATGACAATGAGGCCTATTCCAACACTGGTATGCAGAGGTCAGGTGCGACTCCTATCGGTGCAAGGACGACCACAACGCCTCTCGGAAAGACTGAATATAAAAAAGACCTTGATGCGATTGTTCAGGCGCACAATCCTGTATATATGGCGACTGCGTGCAGTGCCTACCCTGTTGACCTGTATAATAAGGTAAAAAAGGCCCTTTCGATACCCGGCCCAAAGTTTATGCACGTTTTGACACCGTGTCCTCCCGGGTGGAGATATCCGTCTGAAAAGACTATCGAAGTTGGAAAACTGGCGGTTAAGTCCGGGATGTGGGTCCTTTATGAACGTGAATACGGAAAGCTTTCCGTGACCGGTGCCTCAAAGACTGCAATGAAAAAGAGAATACCGGTAACCGCCTATCTGGGAATGCAGGGCCGGTTTAAGACTGCATCGGATAATGACATAAAAATTCTTCAGGAGCATGTCGATATGAACATGAAAAGGCTTGAACAGGAGGAAAAAGGAGTATGCTGACGGTATCTACCGGAAACAAGGCCGTAGCAACGGCTGTAAAGGATGCAAAGCCGGTCGTTGTAGCTGCATATCCTATAACTCCCCAGACCGAGGTCGTTGAGGAGACCGCAAACTATGTCGCAACAAAACAGCTTGATGCACACTATATCCCCGTTGAGTCCGAGCACTCGTCTATGGGTGCATGCATAGGTGCTTCTGCAACAGGAGTCCGGACTTTTACTGCAACAAGTTCGCACGGACTTGTATACATGTGCGAGATGCTTCATATGTCCGCCGGTGCACGTCTTCCCATAGTAATGGCGAACGCCAACCGTGCACTGGGACCTGGCTGGAATATCGGAGCGGAGCATTCCGATTCCATGTCGATGAGAGACACCGGGTGGCTCCAGGTCTACGTTTCAACGGTTCAGGAAGCCTATGACATGACACTTATGGCTTTCCGTATTGCAGAGAACAACAATGTCCTCCTGCCCGTCATGATAAACCTTGACGGGTTTTTGCTGACTCATATTACGCAGCCTCTTGAGACTGTAGAGCCCGGCGACTTTATCCCGCCGATAAATCTGCCGCATGCAATAGACATCAACAATCCCGGCGGCTACGGTACCCTGACCCCTTCGGATGAGCACTTCAAATTCAGGTATGACATCCAGCGTGCGATGAGGGATTCAGTGGCCGTCATAAGAGATACACAGGCTGAATTCGGGAAACGCTTCGGTAGAACTTACGATATCTACGAGGAATACAGGACAGAGGATGCCGAAATTGTTGTCATTGCAATGGGCACGATGGCAAAAGAGGCAGAAGTCGCAGCAGACCTCTTAAGGAAGGAAGGAATAAAAGCCGGATGCATCCGTGTCCGCTGGTTCAGGCCTTTCCCCGATTTAAGCGATGCAGTAAAAGGAAAGGATGTCGTTGTGATAGACCGTGACTGTTCGTTCGGTTACGGCGGAATTCTTGCAAACGAGATCCGGGCAAAGACGGGATGCTCTCCTTTCAGCGTGATTGCAGGTCTTGGCGGTCAGGAAGTCACTTATGATGATATTGCAGGCTTTGTCAGGAGAAGGAAAGCCGGTGAAGAGTTCTGGTTCGGAGTTGATGAGTGATGTATGAAATAAGACTTCACTCAAGGGGGGGCCAGGGCGGTGTGACTGCTGCAAAACTCCTTGCCCAGGCAGCTTTTCTTGACGGGAAATATGCAACAGCAACTCCTCTTTATGGTGCCGAAAGGCGTGGTGCACCCGTGGTTTCATTCATAAGAATAGACGATGAGCCTGTAAGGATTTACTCGCAGATAAGAAAGCCTGACCTTGTGATAGTCCTTGACGCCTCGGTTATGCAGACTGTTGATGTTATGCACGGTATAAAGCCTGACGGGAAAGTCCTGATAAACAGTCCTCATAAAATGGAGTTTGGTGGTCATAAAGTCTATAATGTGGACCTTACCGGAGTTGCCCTGTCTCTTGACCTTGTAGTCGCAGGAAATCCTATATTAAATACACCTCTTCTGGGTGCCGTGGCGAAGATGGGCCTTGTGTCCCGGGAGTCGGTAAGAAAAGCCATAGCTGGTTCGTTTAAAGATAAAAGAAATGCTGATGCCGCACTTAAGGCATACGAGGAGCTGGTGTTATGAGTGCAAAACTCGCCATATCAAGACCTAAAAAGGGAGCTTCCGGAAATACCGGGTCATGGAGAACGTTTCGGCCTGTTGTATCTGATGAAAAATGTAGCAGGTGCGGAAACTGTTATCTCTACTGCCCGGACGGCGCGGTAGATACAGAATTTGTCATAGACTATGACTTCTGCAAGGGATGCGGCATATGCGTAGAGGTCTGCCCGAAAAAAGCGATAATTATGGTTCGTGAAGACTAAACTTTATTTCCTTTTTTTGGCATTTCAAAAAATCATTTCTATATTATCTACAATAACTATATAGACTAATTATTTTTGGATCGTTAATATTTTACATTGATGGAAGGATACTTCTAACTGTGTCTGGGTACGGCATGATATAGAGAGTAGTCAGCGCAAAAAGAAAATCTCCGGAATATTTCAGGTTTTTAAGAATTCTGAAAAGGAAAACGATTAGGCGTATTGTAAATACAGGTGTTTTCAGAAGGGTGTAATCTGATGCGTTTTGATGCGCTCCTCCAAAAGTTAATGAAAAACCTTTGAATGTGGACTTTTTGAGGATTATATGAAGTTTGTGTATTCCGGACAATTCATTAAAACAGGTGGAGGCAGCCAAAGATTATTTCTTATCTGAACATTTACCGCGGTATTTAGCGTACACAAAAGTTATCCGTCACGGGAGAGTCTATCTAGTCTCCGCCTGCTCTGGTTTGCAGGCCTACTGGCAGTTTTCCCAATGAGATCAACAATGAACACAACTGATCAGTTATTTTTATCTGGTCATGTCCGTTTTGCAGTAAACACAGCAGCAAATGACAGCAGGATGAATGCATTTGATGAAAAATACCATATTTTTTGTTAATTCCTAGTAAAATCCCCGAAGAAGTGTTTTAAATGAAATTTGAAGGATTGCAGAAACTGATGTCTGCCGATGAAACGGCGGATGAAAAGCTGAAGCTTCTGGCCTACCATTACAACGAGCGCTTAAAAGAGCAGGCTCTTGTAAATGAAGTATCCAAATTCCTTTTTGATACGACTCTTGAAAGAGAATACATTCTCATGAAGGTAGTAGAGCTTGTTCCTCCGGGCTGGCAGTACCCCGAAATTACTGTAGCCAGGTTTAAATACAAAAATTATGACATAAAAAGTCTGAATTTCAGGGAAACTCCGTGGAAGCAGAGAGTATCCTTTGTTGACGCAAACGGCGAGGGGGGCTATCTTGACGTTTTGTATCTTGAAGAAAAGCCTGGGGACTACGAAGGGCCGTTTTTAAAAGAGGAAAGAAATCTGATAAACGTTATAGGCAGTATGCTGCCCGCTTCAATGAACATTTTCAACAGAAACGAGGAGACAAACAGGGCAATAGAAGATATCATATATATCTCAAAAGAGATCGAGCACGGAAATATAGAAAACCGTATAACGGTTTCCAGGCATTCCGGAGACCTGAAAAAGGTTGTTGAGGGCGTAAACAGTATTCTTGATTCTTATTCTGTACCTTTCAAAAAGATGGTTGAAACACTGGAAGAATACTCAAGGTGCAATTTTTCTTCCGCTATAAATGACGTAAAAGGTTTTGAAGGGGACTTCATCTCACTAAAGAACAGCATCAATGCCCTGGGGTCCAAAATCGGAGAGGTAGTAAAAGAGATAGCAAGAATTGCTGATGAGTTTAACAGGGGAAATTTCCGCACGAAAGTTGATGAAAGACTATCCTTTGAAGGCGATATGGCTTCAATAAAGGAAAGCCTTAACAATGTAGGTGGAGTCTTCTCGCATACAGTTTCAGAGGTCAGGGCTTCTGTCGAACTTATAAACAGGAATTCAACCGATGTCGGGCGCAGTGCGGGCGATATGTCGGAGGCTGCGGAAAAGGTGGCAATGTCGGCGTCAAACTCTGCAGGGCTTACAAAAAAGCTTAATAACAGTATAGAAAAGATAAACGAACAGATTCTTGACCTCTCTTCTTCAAACCAGGAGATATCCTCGGCTGCCCGCCATGTTATGAAGCAGACCAATCATGTGGTCGATATAGGAAAGACTGCACAGTCTTCCGGAGACGATTCAAGAAAGATGATGAACAGCGTCAAGAAGATTGCGGGAGGAAGTGTTAATGAAATCAACTCCCTTTCCGAGCAGATAAATACGGTCGGAAAGGTTGTAAAGCTTATCAACGATATTACCGGTCAGATAAATCTTCTTGCACTAAATGCCGCAATCGAAGCCGCACGTGCAGGGGAACACGGGAGAGGCTTTGCAGTCGTTGCCGGAGAGGTCAAAAATCTTGCCGGAGAAGCGAGAGCTGCAACTGACAACATAGAAAGTGTTGTTTCTGCAGTCCAGCAGTCAAGTGAAAAGACCGCCTCTGCAATAAACAAGGCCAACTCTGAGATAATCAAAAGTGTTGAAAGCGTCAACAAGACGCTTGACGGCTTAAATTCAATAATTGACAATGCCGGAAAAATAGACGCTGATGTCAAAAGAATCGTTCATGCCATTGAAGAGCAGGTAAATATAGCAAACAACGTTTCGAATAACACGTCGGAGCTGGCAGGACTTACGGGCGATGTCTCACGCGAGATAGAGGAGCTTGCAGCTCTTGCAGAAGAGACCAGTGCCTCGGTTGAAGAGATAAGCGCTGCAATCAATGAGGTATCCTCTCTTGCCGGCGGTCTTTCGAATGATATGAAAAAGTATGTTATCTGAAAAATAAACCCTCCCTATTAAACTTTTTTAATGAATTGTTTTTTTATTTTTTTAATGCGTCTTGAGAATCCTTTGTGCTCCTGTAAACTGGACCTGCTTATTTTTCTGTTAAGGATTCAAAGTTTGATTTCAGAACTTGGAAATTCTCATACCTGATGTGGCGGAGAACGGTAAACGCTTCTTTGAAAAGGATACGATTTTAATGAATCCCCGGGTCTTATGTGCAAAATGCCGGTTATCTGATATGAAGTTAATCAGATTAAATTTATCAAATAAATAAGCTTATTTTTTGATTTAACGCTCAAATTTCAGGCAAAAAAATTTATCTTATGTGGCAACAATATGCTATAACTGATGACAGAGATTAGTGAAAATACAGAGCCTGTATCTGTAATGCAGGGTTTTGCCGACCTTGACCTTACCCGGCCAAAAGCTGGGTCACCAGTTGCTCACTGCATGGAGATGGTTGAAACTGCCATTAGGGAAAACAGCGGAAAATTCACACGTGATTTGCTTTACAAAAACCTTCCTGTCCAGATGAAGCTTCCACGCAGGATTATGAGCAGTGTTTATGAGCAGATAATTGATTTTTACCAGGAGTCCGGGAAGATCTCTTTTGACAGAATCGGTCATGTCTGTTGGGTTTATGACCCCGAAACCGTTTCATTCTACAAAAAAAATGATAAGCTGAAGTTTTTCGGCAGAGATGCTTTGGATTCGGTTTTCTTTGGAAGTGAAGACATCGTTTCGGTGTACCGGGACATGATTACCTCTTCGAGCATTGAAGAGCAAAACGGTCTGAAATACATGCAGGACGCAATAAAGACTCTTGAAGAACACATGTTTTCAGGAGAACTAATTCCGAGAAGTGTCATACCAAGGAAGTATGAAAATGTATACGGGTCGCTGAATGTATGGAAATTAAACATGACTCACTCGTGGAAACTTATCTACAGTATTGCAGCTGATGACGATGAAAAAATCCTGATTATTGACGACTGCCTGAACAATAAAGACTATGAAAGGCTGTTTAAACCTTTAGTCATTTAAGAATATTATTTATCTTTAAGGTCATATTATTTTTTTAGGTTCGTTCAATGTAGCTGTTTTTTAAAAATCCTTTTGAGTTGTAAAAATTCTGTTAGTTCTGTAAAGTATTCCCGGAAAAAAGGAGAAAATTTATTTGCATGTACACCCTTTGTTGCTTTCGCAGGCGCAACCGTCACTGTCTCTGTCCAGATCGTGAACATCATCACCTGTGGCTGAGAGGCAGTATTCGTAGCATTTTTGAGCTGAAGACCAGTCTTTGAAGTCATCACAGTTGTAGATATTTCCTGAGCAGGAGCAGACAGCAGATGAAGAATCTGTTTTGGAGGGGGATGGTGTTTGAGTCGCAGTTTTTGTGGGGTTTATCGTTTTCGTTGGTGTGGGAGTTTTTGAAGGTGTCGGTGTTTTTGCCGGTGTTTCCGTCATTGATGCAATTGTTGCCTTAATAGTCTCAAGTTCGGTTTCAATTGGTGTTGAGGATTTTGTTTCCTCAATTGTTACAGAAGTCCGGGAATTTGTATTTTTAGAAGAAGTGCAGCCTGTAAAGATAATACCGGTAGTAATTAAAATTAGGCAAAGGAAAATGGCTATCTCTTTTGTCATGATGTGCAAATACGCATACTATACATAAAAAATTATTCCCATTTTTTTTTGTTATGAAGTAAACCCTGTGGTGATTAAAAAATTATTCCTAAATACGGCGAATTTGTCTTATTGTAACCTTAAATCTAATTAAAATAAAATAATCTATACTAAAACATCTGTCTGCTCTTTAGAATAGATCTAGTTAAAAACGATATCTATATGACATAATTGTTTTAATCCTGATATTATGAAAACGGGGTAGCTATTTTTAATTGTATTGTTTTTTGTGGGTATTGTTTTCGCCGGGTGTACTTCTTCGACAAATGTTTCTTATCATGACAAAGAGTTCAGATCATTGGTCTCAGAATCCGGGGATGAAATTACTGATTTATTAAATAATATACTGAATTCTGCAAATAATTTAGATTCGGACGGTGTTGTGATATATGGGGCTGGTTTAAAAGTATCTGCAGATAATTATAAAGGAAAAATTGAAAATCTGGTATAAAGTGTGTAAATTTAGCTACTGATTCTCTCTCTCTCTCAAATTTATGTTGCAAAAATATAATTTTTATTTATATATTGGAAAATCCAGAAGAATAAATAATATCTCTATAATTTTTTATGAGTAATTAGGCAATAATAAGATAATATCTGATATAATTTTTAGACATTCCTGCATATATACTTCTAAAAAGCGTGAAGTGGTAAAACATTAGAAACCCAGATATCCTGTTCTATCGGATTTCAACATTTATACTTTTTATTTTGTGTCATGCAGAGATATGTCAGATTATGATTCAGGCATTAAAAAAAGTATTTCGAGAGCTTTATTTGGTTAAAGTAGCGGGGTCTACCAGGAGTACTATAGCTATAATTAAAATAACTGCAAAAATAAGCACAAACCACATCCTCAACTCTTTTATGTTTTTATACAGGTCTTTCATTTGATTTCATCTTTCTTTGTATTATAATTGGGTATAGATGTATATACCAATATGTCTGAGTTTATTAAAGTGGTTGGATATATGCAAATATTTTTTTTAGATAAAAAGTCCGGGAAATCTTTAAATCACTTTCAATAGCCCGTGTTTCTGCTTTTATCTTCAATCAGCCTTGATATTAAAACCATTAAAGAAATATTTTTTAGAACCTGCCTTTTTGCAAGAAGTCCATGCTTAATTTACGGTGGAACTTATGTTACAGCCAAAATCATTGCCAGAATTGTATATAAAAAGTATAAAAAAGCTGAATTTCAGGAAAAGCGCCCCCAACAGGACTCGAACCTGTGACATTCTGGTTAACAGCCAGACACTCTACCAACTGAGTTATGGAGGCAATGCAATCTGCTTTTTTGCTCTGCAACTTGCCAATAAACGTCTACTTATTACCTTTTAAAGATTATGGAATTAATCTGGACTGCTGTTCCTTATAGACTCAAGCTGTGAGATAAGGGAATCGATCTCCCTGTCCAGATTATCTATCAGATCCGAGGCTTTTTCCGTTGCTACAGCCCCAGAAGGCGAAGCCCGGATGTAACCGAGCTGTTCTAAGACCTTCAGTGAATAGCGCACCCTGTGAGACGGAATGCCAAGTATCTCCGAGAGCTTCATTATTCCGATGGGCTGGTTTTTCTGTACAACCCTTATTACCTCAAGGTGTCTTCCGACAAGTTCTATCTCGTTAAGCAGTTTTTGAAGCAATTTGTTAAGCCCCGCTTTTTGTGAAAATAAATCCGGCCTGCACCATGAAGCATATATTTGCAGGTGCGCATTTCCTTGGCCGTTCTTTTTGTTTTTTTAACCTGTTTCTTTAAAATATCCGGACAGGATACCTTTTTGCATTTCAAACATTTTAAAGTAATCTTTTCCATGAAAAAGGTTCAAAAAATTTTTTGGGTTTAGTCTTTTAGTCTTCCTGTTCATTCAGCCATGCCTTGTCCTGCCTGTAATGCTTTCTGAACATCAGAGCTGTTATGACAGCCAGAACAGCGCATATGGCAGAGATCTGAATGCTGAATACAGGAATCAGGCCAAAAAAAGCCAGAATCGAAATTGCTACAAGCAGAAATACCGCATTAAGCATCATCGTCAGCTTGGCAAATTTCATCTTGAGTGTTCTTTCAGCTGATGCATTCATTATTAATACGAATTGTCTCTCTCTTGGTAAAATTACTTCTAAGTCTGAGTCGAATAGTAAGGGTACTGCATTATGATAAATTCTTTAGACCAGTCTCTTGAGGCTGCAAATTCAAAAGCTTACGTTATGGTTGCATCTTCCGAAAATCCTGATATGCGCTATCTTACAGGTTTTTCGGTGACCGACCCCCTTATCTATATCAGGCGTCATGGCGGTCGTGGTCAGCTTATAGTCCCGCAGATGGAAAAGGATCGCGCACTGTCCGAGTCGAAATGCGATGTAATCACAAGGGGAGAAGCAGGCTATTTCGATTACCTGAAATCCGCACCTGACCCTTATACGGCCCAGGCAGAGATGATCTCCTATGTCGCCGGAGGCGACATACTTGTACCCGCGGATTTTCCCGTTATTCTTGCAAGAGAACTTGAAAAGTTCTGCAGGGTAAGCGTTGACCGGGGCACGGTTGAGAAGATGCGCTCTGTAAAGACTCCGGGAGAGATTGAAAAAATCCGCGAATGCCAGAAGGCGAATGATGCAGTGATGGAGTTTGCGGTGAATAAAATCTCGGCTGCACTGGTTAAAAACGGAGAGCTGTATGACGGAAAAACACGTATGACTTCTTCGTATCTCAGGGGTGAAATAGAGTGTTTTCTCTTAAAAAGAGGATTTCTTGCAAGAGACACCATAGTCTCCTGTGGGACTGAGACCGCAATGCCCCACTGTACCGGAAAAGGTGTTCTTCTTGAAAATGAGCCGATTTTAATGGACATCTTCCCAAGCGACCTGAAAACCGGTTATTACTCGGATATGACCCGGACTGTGGTAAAAGGAGAACCCTCACCTGAAATAGAGGATATATTCAAGACCGTATCTGAAGCAAAAAAGCTCGGTGAGAATATGGTTAGTGCGGGTATAACCGGAAAATCAGTCCATGATGCAGTTTCAAAGTTTTTTGAAGAGTCCGGATATCATACCGGTACCGAAGGATTTGTCCACAGCCTTGGTCATGGTGTAGGTCTTGCGATACATGAGTCCCCGTCCCTTTCACCCTCAGGCGGAGAACTTGAGTGCGGAAACATAGTGACAGTGGAGCCCGGTCTGTACTACAGAAAATACGGCGGGGTAAGACTTGAGGATATGGGGCTTGTTGAAAAGAATGGATTTGACTGTTTTACAAAATCAAAAGAGGAGCTAAGAGTATAATGGATGACGAGATACTTGACTACTACATTCAGGCAGGCAAAATAGCGAAAAAATGTCTTGACAAAGCGGCTTCAAAAGTAAAGCCCGGTGTTTTGATACTTGATTTCGTCAACGAAACCGAGGAAAGCATATTAAACGAAGGAGCTGGAATTGCATTTCCTCTGAATATTTCACGAAACGAGGCCGCGGCGCATGATACGGCTTCAGAAGGAGATATGAGGGAATTTATGGCAGGCGATGTCGTAAAGGTTGACCTCGGCGCTCATATAAACGGTTATGTGGCTGACACCGCGGTTACAGTTGACCTCGGAAACAACAAAAATTTGATTGAAGCCTCGAAAAAAGCCCTTGAAAAAGCAATTTCTCTTGTAAAACCTGGTATTACGACAGGAGAGATAGGGACGGCTGTTCAGGCCGAGATAGAAAAACTCGGGTTTTTGCCGGTATCAAACCTGACCGGTCACGGACTTGGCAACTTCCTGCTTCATGGAATTCCGACGATACCTAATGTGGCAATAAAAGGCGGGACTGTAATTGAAGAAGGTATGGCGTTTGCAATAGAGCCTTTTGCAACCACTGGCAGTGGGCAGGTATCGGACGGTCAGAGAATGGAGATATTCAGCCAGATCTCAAAAAAACCGGTCCGGCTTCCGAGCGAGAGAAAACTGATGAAAGAAATTGAAGAAAGAAAAAGTCTGCCGTTCTCCCGCAGGTGGTACAGGGATTTAAACTCCGATATAAACATAGTTAGACTCTGTCAGAAGGGGATCCTGAGAGGATACCCGGTTCTGCACGACATTCCGGGATCACTTGTGTCGCAGAGGGAGCACACGATGATTGTCACAGAAGACGGCTGCATTGTGACAACAGCCTGAAAAATGGACGGTTTGCTACAGGCAGAGATACCTATATTGCAATTAAAGAGATATATATTAGGTTGTACGCATGTCATCAGAAACAGATGAAAAGTCCCTGGATATAATGGAATTCTTACTGACGGCGGAGATACTGAATAAATATGATACACTGAATATGGATGATCTCCCGCCTAAACTCAGAAAAATTGCCGGTGAAAAGGGATGCAATATAGATGTCGAAAGGCCTGTCATAATAAGCGAAAGCGTTGCGGAGAAGGTTCTGGGAATCTCCGGCGCATACTCCTATGTAAGCAGCAACCCCTTCGTAAAGTTTGACGATTTCGGCAAAAGGCTCAGTATATCCGCGCTTGATGCCGCTGCAGGGTGGTTTTTCAGGCAGAATACGACTGACCGCATAAAAGCCAACCCGGTTCTTGCATACTACTACGAACATATGAACATGGGCGGGATCTCATATCAGGAGTCCTCAGAGTCTATTTCAAGGTACCGTGATTCAAAGGAATATCTTGAAGCGAGGGTAGACGGAATTGTCGGAGATGACGAGGAGCTGAAAGCTGCAAGAGGCCTGATTCTTATAAGTTCCCCTGAAGAAGGGGAATACTCTCTTGCAGACCTTGTATGCACCCCGAGACAGGAGGAGACCATAAGAAAGATTGATATTGCACTGAAAAATCTTGATTACCTGCGTGAACGCAGGATTTACGAGATAGGCAAGCTTCTCTTTGTAGGCCCTCCAGGAACCGGAAAAACCTCTCTTGCTCTTGCAATGTCAAAAAAACTGAAAATGCCTCTTTTGGAGGTAAGGCTTGCGATGGTAACCTCCCAGTACCTTGGTGAGACTTCAAAGAATATTGACAGGATATTTGACCTCGCAAGACGTCTTTCACCGTGCATACTCTTTATAGATGAGTTTGATTTTGTGGCAAGAAGCAGGATTACGGAGGACAACGGTGCGATGAAGCGTGCGGTAAATATGCTTCTTAAAAATATCGATACTATCAGTTTTGTTAAAAACGGAGTCCTTCTCATCGGTGCTACTAACCATCCTGCGATGCTTGATGAAGCTGCATGGAGAAGGTTTGACGATGTAGTCGAGTTCCCCCTGCCGGATTTGGAGATGAGAAAAGAAATACTTCTTAAAATAACAAAGGAACTTGACTGCACCTGCAATTACGATGAGCTTGCGGAGGATACCGAGGGCTTTACAGGTGCGGACCTGAAGATTATGATAAAAGAGTCAGTAATTTCGGCTCTGATGCGTGACAGTTTCGTAATGGACGAGTCTGATATAGAGCAGGGAATGGGCATAGTCCGCGACAGGGATAATATCAGGCAGAGCGTCTCAATATGAAGATTACAGTTCTCGGTACCGGAGACACGGTAGGTACTCCCAGGGTCGGGTGCGAATGTCCTGTATGCACCTGGGCTGTAAGGGAAGGCAGGGAAAGGCTAAGGACATCTTTTTTGATTGAAGAAGACGGTCATAACATTCTGATTGACACCTCTCCAGACCTGAGAAGACAGCTTTTAAAACACGGTTCGCCTTATATAGACGCAATTCTGTGGACTCACGGTCATTACGACCATATTGCAGGTTACAACGAGTTTTACAGGGTCCAGTCCTTTCCACCTGCTTACGCCGCATCCCGTGCAATGGATGACATTGAAGGCTTCTTTCATTTTCTGCATTTTGAAAGGAAAAGGTGTACTCCTTACCAGCCGTTTGAAATTTACGGAATAAAATTCACGTTTGCGGAAGTCAATCATCCGCCCATGTATACGTGCGGGGTTGTCATGGAGTACAACGGGAAAAAAATAGGCTTTACATCTGATACAAACGATGACCTCTGCGAAGAGA harbors:
- a CDS encoding thiamine pyrophosphate-dependent enzyme, which gives rise to MADIPEEEFILKTTSACAGCSASLILRYVTKAAGKDTVLVVPACCTSVIQGKYPDTAVNIPVYNVAFASAAAVASGMSEAFRAVGKKTNVICFAGDGGTVDIGIQALSGALERGTDFLYVCYDNEAYSNTGMQRSGATPIGARTTTTPLGKTEYKKDLDAIVQAHNPVYMATACSAYPVDLYNKVKKALSIPGPKFMHVLTPCPPGWRYPSEKTIEVGKLAVKSGMWVLYEREYGKLSVTGASKTAMKKRIPVTAYLGMQGRFKTASDNDIKILQEHVDMNMKRLEQEEKGVC
- a CDS encoding transketolase C-terminal domain-containing protein produces the protein MLTVSTGNKAVATAVKDAKPVVVAAYPITPQTEVVEETANYVATKQLDAHYIPVESEHSSMGACIGASATGVRTFTATSSHGLVYMCEMLHMSAGARLPIVMANANRALGPGWNIGAEHSDSMSMRDTGWLQVYVSTVQEAYDMTLMAFRIAENNNVLLPVMINLDGFLLTHITQPLETVEPGDFIPPINLPHAIDINNPGGYGTLTPSDEHFKFRYDIQRAMRDSVAVIRDTQAEFGKRFGRTYDIYEEYRTEDAEIVVIAMGTMAKEAEVAADLLRKEGIKAGCIRVRWFRPFPDLSDAVKGKDVVVIDRDCSFGYGGILANEIRAKTGCSPFSVIAGLGGQEVTYDDIAGFVRRRKAGEEFWFGVDE
- a CDS encoding 2-oxoacid:acceptor oxidoreductase family protein; protein product: MYEIRLHSRGGQGGVTAAKLLAQAAFLDGKYATATPLYGAERRGAPVVSFIRIDDEPVRIYSQIRKPDLVIVLDASVMQTVDVMHGIKPDGKVLINSPHKMEFGGHKVYNVDLTGVALSLDLVVAGNPILNTPLLGAVAKMGLVSRESVRKAIAGSFKDKRNADAALKAYEELVL
- a CDS encoding 4Fe-4S binding protein yields the protein MSAKLAISRPKKGASGNTGSWRTFRPVVSDEKCSRCGNCYLYCPDGAVDTEFVIDYDFCKGCGICVEVCPKKAIIMVRED
- a CDS encoding methyl-accepting chemotaxis protein, producing the protein MKFEGLQKLMSADETADEKLKLLAYHYNERLKEQALVNEVSKFLFDTTLEREYILMKVVELVPPGWQYPEITVARFKYKNYDIKSLNFRETPWKQRVSFVDANGEGGYLDVLYLEEKPGDYEGPFLKEERNLINVIGSMLPASMNIFNRNEETNRAIEDIIYISKEIEHGNIENRITVSRHSGDLKKVVEGVNSILDSYSVPFKKMVETLEEYSRCNFSSAINDVKGFEGDFISLKNSINALGSKIGEVVKEIARIADEFNRGNFRTKVDERLSFEGDMASIKESLNNVGGVFSHTVSEVRASVELINRNSTDVGRSAGDMSEAAEKVAMSASNSAGLTKKLNNSIEKINEQILDLSSSNQEISSAARHVMKQTNHVVDIGKTAQSSGDDSRKMMNSVKKIAGGSVNEINSLSEQINTVGKVVKLINDITGQINLLALNAAIEAARAGEHGRGFAVVAGEVKNLAGEARAATDNIESVVSAVQQSSEKTASAINKANSEIIKSVESVNKTLDGLNSIIDNAGKIDADVKRIVHAIEEQVNIANNVSNNTSELAGLTGDVSREIEELAALAEETSASVEEISAAINEVSSLAGGLSNDMKKYVI
- a CDS encoding winged helix-turn-helix transcriptional regulator, whose amino-acid sequence is MLQKLLNEIELVGRHLEVIRVVQKNQPIGIMKLSEILGIPSHRVRYSLKVLEQLGYIRASPSGAVATEKASDLIDNLDREIDSLISQLESIRNSSPD
- a CDS encoding Xaa-Pro peptidase family protein, coding for MINSLDQSLEAANSKAYVMVASSENPDMRYLTGFSVTDPLIYIRRHGGRGQLIVPQMEKDRALSESKCDVITRGEAGYFDYLKSAPDPYTAQAEMISYVAGGDILVPADFPVILARELEKFCRVSVDRGTVEKMRSVKTPGEIEKIRECQKANDAVMEFAVNKISAALVKNGELYDGKTRMTSSYLRGEIECFLLKRGFLARDTIVSCGTETAMPHCTGKGVLLENEPILMDIFPSDLKTGYYSDMTRTVVKGEPSPEIEDIFKTVSEAKKLGENMVSAGITGKSVHDAVSKFFEESGYHTGTEGFVHSLGHGVGLAIHESPSLSPSGGELECGNIVTVEPGLYYRKYGGVRLEDMGLVEKNGFDCFTKSKEELRV
- the map gene encoding type II methionyl aminopeptidase, producing the protein MDDEILDYYIQAGKIAKKCLDKAASKVKPGVLILDFVNETEESILNEGAGIAFPLNISRNEAAAHDTASEGDMREFMAGDVVKVDLGAHINGYVADTAVTVDLGNNKNLIEASKKALEKAISLVKPGITTGEIGTAVQAEIEKLGFLPVSNLTGHGLGNFLLHGIPTIPNVAIKGGTVIEEGMAFAIEPFATTGSGQVSDGQRMEIFSQISKKPVRLPSERKLMKEIEERKSLPFSRRWYRDLNSDINIVRLCQKGILRGYPVLHDIPGSLVSQREHTMIVTEDGCIVTTA